The Pseudomonas entomophila genome segment GACAGTGATCGCCGACCATTCATGTCAGCGATAGACCATCCATGACCGACGAACGCTTCTTTTTCCAAACACACCACCAAGGGCAGCTACACTGGAGCTGCACACTTCAGTTCCGGCCTGCCTGGCCATTTTTCTGCTCAGCGGAAACGACAACGGGGCGCGTACGAGCATCGCTGCTCGTACGCGCCCCGTTGTCGTCATGACCGGTCAGGCCAAGGCATCGAGGGCGTTGGCAATATCCTGCAAAACAGATTTGTCGCCACGCTCGCTCCAGTACAACGCGATCATTCGGCTGTCGGCCTCGAACTTGTAGACCGTCTCCGGCAAGCGGCACAGAACCTCGAGGTGGCGCGGATCCACGCAAGGTTCACGCCACTGGTTCCACCATGTACCGGGGGTGACCTGCCAGTAGCACCAGCTGTCTTCACGCCCCGTGCGGCGCGCCCGGTGGTACTGAGGGCACGGGCTGGGTGGCTCCCGCTCCAGCCAGTGTGGCCACTGCTGCGGCGCCAGTTGCATGGCCAGCCCCATGCGCCGCCCTTCCAGACGCAGGTTCATCTGCTCGCTCTGCTTGCGCGAGGGGCGCAGCCAGGCGAGCGGGCTGAGCACCACCGCAAGGATTGACACCACCAGCCATACCGTCATATCTGTAGACCTTATAAAGTGTTGCAAATGAGCGGGTTAGTCAGGATTCACGGAAGACCCGCGCGAAAGCGACCATACTTCTTCTATCGCGATTGTCAGGAGTCATGCTCATGTCCTACGAACACCTTCTGGTCGCCGTCGACCTGACCGAAGAATGCGACCCGGTGATCAAGCGCGCCAAGGCCATCGCCCTGGCCAGCGGTGCCAAGGTCTCCCTGGTGCACATCGTCGAGCCCATGGCCATGGCCTTTGGTGGCGATGTGCCAATGGATCTCTCGCAGCTGCAACAGCAGCAGTTCGACCAGGCCAAGGAGCGCATGGACCGCCTGTTCAACAAGTACCCGGATATCAACCGCGGTGATTCACACCTGGTCTACGGGCAACCACGCCAGGAGATCCACCAACTGGCCAAGGACCAGAAGTGCGATCTGATCGTGGTCGGCAGCCATGGCCGTCATGGCCTGGCGTTGTTGCTGGGCTCGACCGCCAATGACGTGCTGCATGGCGCGCCTTGCGACGTACTGGCGGTGCGGCTACTCAAGAAAGAATAAGTATTGCAATAGCGGCCTGTTCGCCGGCAAGCCGGCCCCTACAAGATTTGCGTAGGAGCCGGCTTGCCGGCGAACAGGCCGGTAGCAACATTCAGCCTTCGAGCTCAGCCCAACGCTCCACCAGCGCATCCAGCTCGCCCTGCAGCGTCTCAAGCTTGGCCAGTACCGCCGAAGTCTCTCCGATCGGGCGCTGATAGAAGCCCGAGGCATTGATCTCTTCCTGCACCGCGGCCATCTTCTGCTCCACCGCATCGATCTGCCCAGGCAGCGCTTCCAGCTCACGTTGCAGCTTGTAGCTGAGCTTTTTCTTGCCGGCATCGGCGGCTGGCGCGACGGCTTGCGCAGGCGCCTGCTGCTCCACCGGCTTTTCCACCACCGCGCTGTTGAGCTCGGACTTGCCGCCCTTGCTCTCGGTCACACCCAGCAGCTTCGGCGAACCACCCTGGCGAATCCAGTCCTCATAACCACCGACGTATTCGCGCACACGCCCTTCACCTTCGAACACCAGGGTGCTGGTGACCACGTTGTCGAGGAACGCCCGGTCGTGGCTGACCATCAGCACCGTACCTTTGTAGTTCGACAGCACCTCCTCGAGCAGCTCGAGGGTTTCCACATCGAGGTCGTTGGTCGGTTCGTCCAGCACCAGCAGGTTGGCCGGCTTGCTGAACAACTTGGCCAGCAGCAGGCGCGCACGCTCGCCACCCGACAGCGCCTTGACCGGCGTGCGGGCACGCTGAGGGCTGAACAGGAAGTCGCCGAGGTAACTGAGGACGTGGCGGTTCTGGCCATCGATCTCGATGAAATCGCGACCTTCGGCCAGGTTGTCGATAACGGTCTTTTCCAGGTCGAGCTGGTGGCGCATCTGGTCGAAGTAGGCGACTTCCAGCTTGGTGCCGCGCTCGACCTTGCCGGACGTCGGCTCCAGATCGCCCAACATCAGTTTGAGCAGAGTGGTCTTGCCGGTACCGTTGGCGCCGAGCAGGCCGATACGGTCCTCGCGCTGCAGCACCATGGAGAAGTCCTTGACCAGTTTCGGGCCATCCTTGTGCGCGAAGCTGACATCCTCCAGCACCATCACCTGCTTGCCAGACTTGTCCGCCACCTCGATCAGGATGTTGGCCTTGCCCTGGCGTTCACGGCGCTCGCCGCGCTCCACGCGCAATGCCTTGAGCGCGCGCACGCGCCCTTCGTTACGGGTGCGCCGGGCTTTGATACCCTGGCGGATCCACACTTCTTCCTGGGCCAGACGCTTGTCGAACAACGCATTGGCGGTTGCTTCGGCGGCCAGTTCGGCCTCCTTGTGCACCAGAAAGCTGGCGTAGTCGCCGTTCCAGTCGATCAACCCGCCGCGATCCAGCTCGAGGATGCGCGTGGCCAGGTTCTGCAGGAACGACCGGTCGTGGGTGATGAACAGCACGGCACCGTTGAAGCCGCTCAAGGCCTCTTCAAGCCAGGCAATGGCACCGATATCCAGGTGGTTGGTCGGCTCGTCGAGCAGCAGCAAATCGGGCTCGGACACCAGCGCCTGGGCCAGCAGCACGCGACGGCGCCAGCCACCGGAAAGCTCGGCAAGGGTCTTGTCGGCGGGCAACTGCAGGCGGCTCAGGGTACTTTCCACCACCTGCTGCAGACGCCAACCGTCACGGGCCTC includes the following:
- a CDS encoding universal stress protein; amino-acid sequence: MSYEHLLVAVDLTEECDPVIKRAKAIALASGAKVSLVHIVEPMAMAFGGDVPMDLSQLQQQQFDQAKERMDRLFNKYPDINRGDSHLVYGQPRQEIHQLAKDQKCDLIVVGSHGRHGLALLLGSTANDVLHGAPCDVLAVRLLKKE
- a CDS encoding ATP-binding cassette domain-containing protein; amino-acid sequence: MTLLKFSDVSLAFGAMPLLDKVSWQIARGERVCIIGRNGTGKSSMLRLVKGEQKPDDGEIWRAPGLKIGELPQELPVADERSVFDVVAAGLDGVGELLAEYHHLSQNIQGDDDLDKLMHVQHELEARDGWRLQQVVESTLSRLQLPADKTLAELSGGWRRRVLLAQALVSEPDLLLLDEPTNHLDIGAIAWLEEALSGFNGAVLFITHDRSFLQNLATRILELDRGGLIDWNGDYASFLVHKEAELAAEATANALFDKRLAQEEVWIRQGIKARRTRNEGRVRALKALRVERGERRERQGKANILIEVADKSGKQVMVLEDVSFAHKDGPKLVKDFSMVLQREDRIGLLGANGTGKTTLLKLMLGDLEPTSGKVERGTKLEVAYFDQMRHQLDLEKTVIDNLAEGRDFIEIDGQNRHVLSYLGDFLFSPQRARTPVKALSGGERARLLLAKLFSKPANLLVLDEPTNDLDVETLELLEEVLSNYKGTVLMVSHDRAFLDNVVTSTLVFEGEGRVREYVGGYEDWIRQGGSPKLLGVTESKGGKSELNSAVVEKPVEQQAPAQAVAPAADAGKKKLSYKLQRELEALPGQIDAVEQKMAAVQEEINASGFYQRPIGETSAVLAKLETLQGELDALVERWAELEG